The following proteins are encoded in a genomic region of Limosilactobacillus reuteri subsp. reuteri:
- a CDS encoding TatD family hydrolase, whose product MNKVHNHQHQQLVYDSHTHLNDDAFYDDVPAFINRAAHYGVTEMNIIGSNQLLNTRALKLGHQYDNLHPIIGWHPEDIANWNSETKKELCQQLADPLVVGIGEIGLDYYNDEHSPHQQQQEIFAEQLEWARELKLPVSIHCRDAMADTYEILRNAHIDEFGGVMHSFNGTPEWAEKFMDLGMMISFSGVVSFKNATEVHEAALVVPLEKMMVETDAPYLTPLPYRGKQNEPGFTKFTVDAIADLKQVDAGKVAYKTFTNARRLFLENKERGL is encoded by the coding sequence TTGAATAAAGTGCATAATCATCAACACCAGCAATTGGTTTATGATTCCCATACCCACCTAAATGACGATGCGTTTTATGATGATGTGCCTGCCTTTATTAACCGTGCTGCTCATTATGGCGTGACGGAGATGAATATTATTGGCTCAAACCAACTATTAAATACCCGTGCCTTAAAGTTGGGACACCAGTATGATAACCTTCATCCAATTATTGGTTGGCATCCAGAAGATATTGCTAATTGGAATAGCGAAACCAAGAAAGAGTTATGCCAACAATTAGCAGATCCCTTAGTTGTAGGAATTGGAGAGATTGGCTTAGATTATTATAATGACGAGCATTCTCCTCACCAGCAACAACAAGAAATTTTTGCTGAACAGCTTGAGTGGGCGCGAGAACTGAAATTACCAGTTTCGATACACTGCCGAGATGCAATGGCTGACACGTATGAAATTTTGCGGAATGCCCACATCGATGAATTTGGCGGTGTTATGCATAGTTTTAATGGGACGCCAGAATGGGCAGAGAAATTTATGGATCTCGGGATGATGATTTCATTTAGTGGTGTCGTAAGTTTCAAAAATGCGACAGAAGTCCATGAAGCCGCGTTAGTTGTTCCCTTGGAAAAGATGATGGTTGAAACAGATGCACCTTACTTAACACCACTCCCATACCGGGGAAAGCAAAATGAACCCGGTTTTACTAAGTTTACGGTGGATGCAATTGCAGATTTAAAGCAGGTTGATGCTGGTAAGGTGGCATATAAAACATTTACGAACGCCCGCCGCTTATTTTTGGAAAATAAAGAAAGAGGCCTATGA
- the rnmV gene encoding ribonuclease M5 yields the protein MIRIKEVIVVEGKDDTKQILKAVDADTYETNGSAISTADLAKLKKLQASRGLIVFTDPDFNGERIRKIISEAIPGVKHAFIKRKDGVPTEAHGSLGVEHATPAVIKSALEHLYTQTTTPQQVFKREDLQKWGLTGQADSRKRREKLGQLLGIGYGNGKQLIHRLNMFQVDRATFEQAIKQINQEEDHE from the coding sequence ATGATTAGAATAAAAGAAGTTATAGTTGTTGAAGGTAAAGATGATACTAAGCAAATTTTAAAAGCGGTTGATGCCGATACCTACGAAACAAATGGGTCTGCAATTTCAACGGCTGACTTGGCGAAGTTGAAAAAGTTACAAGCAAGCCGGGGCCTAATTGTTTTTACTGATCCAGACTTTAACGGGGAGCGGATTAGAAAAATAATCAGTGAAGCCATCCCAGGAGTTAAGCATGCTTTTATTAAACGAAAAGATGGTGTACCAACTGAGGCTCATGGTAGCTTGGGAGTTGAGCATGCAACGCCAGCAGTTATAAAATCAGCTTTGGAGCACCTTTATACCCAAACAACGACACCTCAGCAAGTTTTTAAGCGAGAAGACTTGCAAAAATGGGGATTAACAGGTCAAGCAGATTCACGAAAACGGCGTGAAAAGCTAGGGCAATTACTCGGAATCGGTTATGGAAATGGGAAACAATTGATTCACCGTTTAAACATGTTTCAAGTTGACCGAGCAACATTTGAACAAGCAATTAAGCAAATAAATCAGGAGGAAGATCATGAGTAA
- the rsmA gene encoding 16S rRNA (adenine(1518)-N(6)/adenine(1519)-N(6))-dimethyltransferase RsmA: protein MSNSPEIGSRTRTRAIMEKYGIRTKKSFGQNFLTDLNVLKNIVEAADITANDNVIEIGPGIGALTEQLAQAAGEVLALEIDQDLIPVLKEVLSPYDDVKVINQDVLQANLPELIKKEFKDPSRPIKVVANLPYYITSPILMNLLASPVEWATICVMMQKEVAQRLTAKPGTKQYGALTLAIEYQMQAKIAFDVSRKVFVPAPNVDSAIVVLTPRTNPLPVQPFDKQKLFGFIRGCFAHRRKSLWNNLQSVIGKDPAAKEKMTAVLNQLDISPQIRPEKLTLEQFIELANALHQQNLL, encoded by the coding sequence ATGAGTAATTCACCAGAAATTGGTAGTCGAACACGTACCCGCGCGATAATGGAAAAGTACGGGATCCGAACAAAAAAGAGTTTCGGCCAGAATTTCCTTACTGATTTGAACGTCTTAAAAAATATCGTTGAGGCGGCGGATATTACAGCTAATGACAATGTAATTGAAATTGGCCCTGGAATTGGCGCTTTAACGGAGCAATTAGCACAAGCGGCGGGAGAAGTTTTAGCCTTAGAAATTGATCAAGATTTAATTCCGGTATTAAAAGAAGTATTATCACCATATGATGATGTAAAAGTGATTAATCAAGATGTCCTTCAAGCTAATTTACCAGAGTTAATCAAAAAGGAATTTAAGGATCCTAGTCGACCAATTAAGGTGGTTGCTAATCTCCCTTATTACATTACGAGTCCCATTCTAATGAATTTGCTGGCTAGTCCTGTTGAGTGGGCGACGATTTGTGTGATGATGCAAAAGGAAGTTGCTCAACGACTCACGGCTAAACCAGGAACTAAACAATATGGTGCGTTGACATTAGCGATTGAATACCAAATGCAAGCTAAAATTGCTTTTGATGTTTCACGAAAAGTGTTTGTGCCAGCACCTAATGTTGATTCAGCAATTGTGGTATTAACGCCACGGACAAATCCACTTCCAGTTCAGCCTTTTGATAAGCAAAAATTATTTGGCTTTATCCGGGGATGTTTTGCTCATCGTCGCAAGAGTCTTTGGAATAACTTGCAAAGTGTAATTGGTAAGGATCCAGCGGCAAAAGAGAAAATGACGGCCGTTTTAAACCAGCTGGATATTTCGCCGCAAATCCGTCCTGAGAAACTAACCCTCGAACAATTTATTGAACTTGCGAATGCTCTTCACCAGCAAAATCTCTTGTAA
- a CDS encoding Veg family protein, protein MPNSIVEIKKKLDERIGEHVLVKAQAGRKRITTHHGILSKTYPAVFVIHLNDEQGTLDRVSYSYTDLLTRNISIAFDEAE, encoded by the coding sequence GTGCCTAATAGCATTGTAGAAATTAAGAAGAAGCTAGATGAACGGATTGGCGAGCATGTTTTAGTAAAAGCACAAGCTGGACGTAAACGTATTACCACCCATCACGGTATTTTGAGTAAGACCTATCCTGCAGTATTTGTTATTCATTTGAATGATGAACAAGGAACATTGGATCGGGTTTCCTATAGTTATACTGATTTGTTAACACGAAATATTTCAATTGCCTTCGATGAAGCAGAATAA
- the ispE gene encoding 4-(cytidine 5'-diphospho)-2-C-methyl-D-erythritol kinase: protein MIVTEKAPAKLNLSLDTPMRYFDGSPQWDMVMVSADLADYVTVETHRRPATIKVYTNSGFLPNDQRNLAYQAAHILRSRFHCKDGVTIRIKKQIPVAAGLGGGSSDAAAVLRALNSIWRLGLSLSELAKIALTIDSDVPYCIYNKLAHVTGHGEKIELLPPQPHYWAVIAKQKISVSTPQILRQINYEKLQHLNNEALLTNLKKEDWQEATKYMGNVLEPLTMKFYPEIGRLKNKMKELGADVAQMSGTGPTVFAICHTESRAKRIQNSIRGFCRDVHVVTLL, encoded by the coding sequence ATGATAGTTACAGAAAAAGCACCAGCAAAATTGAATTTGAGTTTAGATACGCCGATGCGATATTTTGATGGTTCTCCTCAATGGGATATGGTAATGGTTTCGGCAGACCTGGCTGATTATGTAACTGTTGAGACACACCGGCGCCCTGCAACAATTAAAGTTTATACAAATAGTGGCTTTTTACCCAATGACCAACGTAATTTAGCATACCAAGCAGCTCATATTTTACGTAGTCGTTTTCATTGTAAAGATGGCGTTACAATTCGAATTAAGAAGCAAATTCCAGTCGCGGCCGGATTGGGCGGTGGCTCTTCAGATGCAGCGGCAGTTTTACGCGCATTAAATAGTATTTGGCGGTTGGGCTTGAGTTTATCAGAACTGGCAAAGATTGCATTAACAATTGATTCTGACGTCCCGTATTGTATATATAACAAATTAGCCCACGTTACTGGCCATGGTGAAAAAATCGAATTGTTACCACCGCAACCTCATTATTGGGCTGTGATTGCAAAACAGAAGATCAGTGTTTCTACGCCGCAAATCTTACGACAAATTAATTATGAGAAGCTTCAACATCTTAATAATGAAGCATTACTGACAAATTTAAAGAAAGAAGATTGGCAAGAAGCAACAAAATATATGGGAAATGTTTTAGAGCCCTTAACGATGAAATTTTATCCAGAGATTGGTCGTCTAAAGAATAAGATGAAAGAATTGGGGGCCGATGTTGCCCAGATGAGTGGGACGGGACCAACCGTCTTCGCAATCTGCCATACAGAATCGCGAGCAAAACGGATTCAAAATAGTATCCGGGGATTTTGTCGCGACGTTCATGTTGTAACTTTGCTTTGA
- a CDS encoding metal ABC transporter solute-binding protein, Zn/Mn family, with protein MKKYIIGISSIIALLVIILGLSFVPWKSMGKNQKPIRVVTGLNFYGEVAQKVAGDHGQVISFIDNASVDPHDYQPNTKQAQQVAKANVVIENGLGYDSWVNKLVKSSSNHNKIKVINVASLTGKKDGDNEHIWYAPETVEKLANDLATQYGKIDPQHAKDYQKNARKYLASLQPLNEEIAKVKRQVNPNNNRVAVSEPVFDYALENVGYQIMDKHFEKAVEDGNDPSPKDIEEIQQAIINHQIAFFVDNSQTSDKVVDNLVKLAPEHNVPVLKVTETKPNGDDYMQWMLKQYQALSRIQQKEN; from the coding sequence ATGAAAAAATATATTATCGGTATTAGTAGCATTATTGCTTTGTTGGTTATAATACTTGGTTTATCCTTTGTTCCATGGAAATCGATGGGGAAAAATCAAAAGCCAATTAGAGTGGTAACCGGATTGAATTTCTATGGTGAAGTAGCGCAGAAAGTAGCTGGCGATCATGGCCAAGTGATTTCGTTTATTGATAATGCTTCGGTTGATCCCCATGATTATCAACCCAATACTAAGCAAGCCCAGCAAGTTGCTAAAGCCAATGTAGTAATTGAAAATGGTCTTGGTTACGATAGTTGGGTAAACAAACTCGTTAAATCAAGCAGTAACCATAACAAGATTAAAGTAATTAATGTGGCATCTTTAACCGGCAAGAAAGATGGCGACAATGAGCATATTTGGTATGCGCCTGAGACGGTCGAAAAGTTAGCAAATGACCTTGCAACTCAATATGGTAAAATTGATCCGCAACACGCTAAGGATTACCAAAAGAATGCGCGAAAATATTTAGCTTCTCTTCAACCACTTAATGAAGAAATTGCCAAAGTGAAGCGCCAGGTAAATCCTAACAATAATCGTGTTGCAGTTAGTGAACCAGTTTTTGATTATGCCTTAGAGAATGTTGGTTATCAAATTATGGACAAGCATTTCGAAAAAGCTGTTGAAGATGGGAATGATCCATCACCAAAAGATATTGAAGAAATTCAACAAGCAATCATTAATCACCAAATTGCCTTCTTTGTTGATAATTCGCAGACAAGTGATAAAGTTGTTGATAATTTAGTTAAACTTGCCCCTGAACATAATGTTCCAGTATTAAAGGTAACGGAAACAAAGCCGAATGGGGATGACTATATGCAGTGGATGCTCAAGCAATACCAAGCATTGTCTCGCATTCAACAAAAGGAGAATTAA
- a CDS encoding metal ABC transporter ATP-binding protein, producing MAVVSVDDLTIAYGNHTVIDHLSFSINEGDFLVVVGENGVGKTTLVRSMLGFLKPKSGTITIPQSTRLGYVPQFRNIDEEYPLSIRDFVALNTKPRLLPWLTKSERNRVERMIRENNLTKIAERPLGLASGGEKQRAYLAQALLPNPNLLILDESTASLDNEMKYELLDLVTRFQQNGLSVMFITHDWDLAEQYGTRFLYLSPGSYSTGPINELPSPVKGDKK from the coding sequence ATGGCAGTTGTATCAGTTGATGATTTAACGATCGCTTATGGAAATCATACTGTAATCGATCATTTAAGCTTCTCCATTAATGAAGGGGATTTTCTTGTCGTGGTTGGTGAAAATGGGGTAGGAAAAACGACTCTTGTTCGCTCAATGCTTGGTTTTTTAAAACCGAAAAGCGGGACAATAACTATTCCGCAAAGTACACGACTTGGCTACGTTCCTCAGTTTCGTAATATTGACGAGGAATACCCACTATCTATTCGCGATTTTGTTGCTTTAAATACTAAACCACGCCTTTTACCATGGCTGACTAAAAGCGAGCGAAACCGTGTTGAACGGATGATTCGTGAAAATAACCTAACAAAGATTGCTGAGCGGCCCCTTGGTTTAGCGTCAGGGGGTGAGAAGCAACGAGCATATCTTGCTCAAGCTTTATTACCCAATCCTAACCTCCTTATTCTGGACGAATCGACAGCAAGTCTGGACAATGAAATGAAGTATGAATTGCTAGACCTAGTAACTCGTTTTCAACAAAATGGTTTAAGTGTAATGTTTATTACTCATGATTGGGATCTAGCAGAACAATATGGGACCCGTTTCTTATATCTCTCTCCCGGTTCTTATTCCACTGGGCCAATTAATGAGTTACCCAGTCCGGTAAAGGGGGATAAAAAGTAA
- a CDS encoding metal ABC transporter permease, which produces MLTLSFMRHAFVASTFIAIICGIIGVFVVARNLSFLTHTLSEIGFAGGAFAVFAGWPALNGMILFTMLSSVIVGQMSIKESRREAVISAVSALFIGLGILFLSLSSQSASSATSILFGSVVGISLNEVWQLVYLSILVLIILLLMYRRLKFDSFDSIGAQVSGINQTVISVVFLLLLALSVSVAAQIVGSLLIFILLTLPAASAKYFTHGVARMIILAILFSLLGTWLGLFLGYLTDWPVSFFIAVIEVIIYTTALIYSKFIESN; this is translated from the coding sequence ATGTTAACTTTAAGTTTTATGCGTCACGCATTTGTCGCTAGTACATTTATTGCGATTATTTGTGGAATTATTGGAGTTTTTGTCGTTGCACGAAATTTATCATTCTTAACGCATACCTTGTCTGAAATTGGGTTTGCTGGTGGTGCTTTTGCCGTTTTTGCTGGATGGCCAGCGCTAAATGGGATGATTCTGTTTACAATGTTAAGCTCAGTTATTGTTGGACAAATGAGTATAAAAGAATCACGGCGAGAAGCGGTTATTAGTGCCGTTTCAGCGTTGTTCATTGGTTTAGGAATTCTTTTCTTATCTTTGAGCAGTCAGTCAGCTAGCTCAGCAACAAGTATTTTGTTTGGTAGCGTGGTTGGAATTAGTTTGAATGAGGTCTGGCAGCTTGTCTACCTTTCCATTCTTGTTTTGATCATTTTGCTATTGATGTATCGTCGCCTTAAGTTTGATTCCTTTGATTCAATTGGGGCGCAGGTCAGTGGAATAAATCAAACAGTGATTTCTGTTGTTTTTCTTTTACTACTTGCTTTAAGCGTTAGTGTCGCTGCTCAGATTGTCGGTTCTTTGCTAATTTTTATTCTCCTAACGTTACCAGCTGCTAGTGCTAAATACTTTACGCATGGTGTCGCACGGATGATTATTTTAGCAATTTTATTTTCACTGTTAGGGACATGGCTTGGGCTTTTTCTCGGTTATTTGACAGATTGGCCGGTTAGTTTCTTTATCGCAGTGATTGAAGTTATCATCTATACCACAGCCTTGATTTATAGTAAATTTATCGAATCGAATTAG
- the purR gene encoding pur operon repressor has protein sequence MKIRRSNRLVDMTRYLLEHPRSLVSLKFFGERYDSAKSSISEDLGIVKHTFQTWGQGRLETIPGASGGAVLTPFYSKENAQAAIDNLVDRVNDDSRLLPGGYVYLSDLIGQPEILRQIGKLIATQYVDTDVDVIMTVETKGIPIAQSVAMYMNKPFVIVRNSSHITEGPTVSVNYVSGSVQRIKKMELSRRTLSAGANVLVVDDFMKGGGTINGMKSLIKEFDANLVGITVFAEGRPVNGQRLVDNCTSLIKVETKDGTEKKIAAQAGSFMENVFDKKVEN, from the coding sequence ATGAAAATTAGACGGAGTAACCGATTGGTGGATATGACACGTTACTTGCTTGAACATCCGCGATCATTAGTATCGTTGAAGTTTTTTGGTGAGCGTTACGACTCAGCTAAGTCATCAATCAGTGAAGATTTAGGAATTGTTAAACATACCTTCCAAACTTGGGGACAGGGACGATTAGAAACAATTCCTGGTGCAAGCGGTGGCGCGGTGTTAACGCCATTTTATTCTAAGGAAAATGCTCAGGCGGCCATTGATAACTTAGTTGACCGGGTTAATGATGACTCGCGTTTGCTACCGGGGGGTTATGTTTACTTATCGGATTTAATCGGCCAACCAGAAATTTTGCGGCAGATCGGTAAGTTAATCGCTACTCAATACGTTGATACTGATGTTGATGTTATTATGACAGTTGAGACTAAGGGGATCCCGATTGCTCAAAGCGTTGCGATGTATATGAATAAACCATTTGTTATTGTTCGTAATAGTTCACACATTACTGAAGGACCTACTGTAAGTGTTAATTACGTTTCTGGGTCCGTCCAACGGATAAAGAAGATGGAATTGTCCCGTCGTACATTATCAGCTGGGGCGAATGTCTTGGTTGTTGACGACTTTATGAAGGGCGGCGGCACGATTAACGGAATGAAATCTTTGATTAAAGAATTTGATGCTAACTTGGTTGGGATTACTGTTTTTGCAGAAGGTCGTCCGGTAAATGGGCAACGGTTAGTCGATAACTGTACTTCATTAATCAAAGTGGAAACTAAAGATGGCACGGAGAAGAAGATTGCAGCACAAGCAGGAAGCTTCATGGAAAACGTGTTTGATAAGAAAGTGGAGAATTAG
- the glmU gene encoding bifunctional UDP-N-acetylglucosamine diphosphorylase/glucosamine-1-phosphate N-acetyltransferase GlmU, with protein MTKRNAIILAAGKGTRMRSKLYKVLHQVCGKTMVEHVLTQLEKAKIDNIITIVGFGAETVEQQLGHRTKYALQEQQLGTGHAVMQTKDLLANEDGETIIVSGDTPLFTAETFEKLFEYHEQRHAAATILTSIAPDPTGYGRIVRNDVGIVERIVEQKDATVQEQAIKEINTGVYCFDNKKLFAALSKITNDNAQGEYYLTDVIGILKQENEIVTAYKMDNFDESMGVNDRVALARANKVMRNRINTHWMREGVSMIDPETTYIDADVKIGRDTVIEGGVVIKGHTEIGNDCYIGAGSRITDSKIHDGVKIISSTLQEAEMHNGSDIGPNSHLRPEAEIGENVHIGNFCEVKKAYIGEGTKVGHLTYIGNATLGKDINVGCGVVFVNYDGTNKHHTNVGDHAFIGSNSNLVAPVNIAKDSFVAAGSTITDSTEQYDMAIARARQVNKENYAKKLPW; from the coding sequence ATGACAAAACGTAATGCAATTATTTTAGCTGCTGGTAAAGGTACACGGATGCGCTCAAAGCTATACAAGGTTTTACACCAAGTTTGTGGTAAGACAATGGTTGAGCATGTTTTAACTCAATTGGAAAAGGCCAAGATTGATAATATTATTACAATTGTTGGTTTCGGGGCGGAAACAGTTGAACAGCAATTGGGACACCGTACTAAGTATGCGCTCCAAGAACAACAGCTTGGAACCGGGCATGCCGTAATGCAAACAAAAGACCTTCTTGCAAATGAAGATGGCGAAACTATTATTGTCAGTGGTGATACTCCTTTATTTACGGCTGAGACTTTTGAAAAACTCTTTGAATATCATGAACAGCGGCATGCGGCAGCCACTATTTTGACTTCTATTGCTCCTGATCCAACTGGTTATGGCCGGATTGTGCGAAATGATGTTGGAATCGTTGAACGAATCGTGGAACAAAAAGATGCTACTGTTCAAGAACAGGCAATTAAGGAAATTAATACCGGAGTTTACTGTTTTGATAACAAGAAACTCTTTGCTGCCCTTAGCAAGATCACGAATGATAATGCCCAGGGTGAGTACTATTTAACTGATGTTATTGGCATTTTAAAGCAAGAAAATGAGATCGTAACAGCCTACAAGATGGATAACTTTGACGAATCAATGGGGGTAAATGACCGAGTTGCCCTTGCACGCGCAAACAAGGTAATGCGTAACCGGATTAATACTCATTGGATGCGTGAAGGGGTTTCAATGATTGATCCTGAAACAACTTATATTGATGCTGATGTCAAGATTGGTCGTGATACAGTTATTGAAGGTGGCGTTGTAATCAAAGGTCATACAGAAATTGGTAACGATTGTTATATCGGTGCTGGTTCACGGATCACTGATTCCAAGATTCACGATGGGGTTAAAATTATTTCGTCTACCCTCCAGGAAGCGGAAATGCACAATGGCAGTGATATTGGTCCTAATAGCCACTTGCGTCCAGAAGCAGAAATTGGCGAAAATGTTCATATTGGTAACTTCTGTGAGGTTAAGAAGGCTTATATTGGTGAAGGAACAAAGGTCGGTCACCTGACTTATATCGGTAACGCTACGTTAGGTAAGGATATTAATGTTGGCTGTGGAGTAGTCTTTGTTAACTACGATGGGACAAATAAGCACCATACCAATGTTGGCGACCATGCCTTTATCGGTAGTAACAGTAACTTAGTAGCTCCTGTTAATATTGCAAAAGATTCATTTGTTGCTGCTGGTTCGACCATCACAGATAGTACGGAACAATATGACATGGCAATTGCGCGGGCACGGCAGGTTAATAAAGAAAATTATGCTAAGAAGCTACCATGGTAA
- a CDS encoding ribose-phosphate diphosphokinase has translation MTQQYFDQNLKIFALNSNRPLAEKIAKHVGVDLGKLSVNRFSDGEIQINIEESVRGDNVYVIQSTSAPVNDNLMELLIMVDALRRASAKTINVVMPYYGYARQDRKARSREPITAKLVANMLQNSGVDRIIALDLHAAQIQGFFDIPVDHLMGAPLLAEYFINQGVAENAVVISPDHGGVTRARALAEFLKSPIAIIDKRRPRANVAQIMNIIGDVKGKKCIMIDDMIDTAGTISLGSQALIDAGAEEVYASCTHAVLSGPAIERLRNAPLKEVVVTDSIQLPKEKQIDKIKQVSVAPLIGDAIKRINENRPVSPLFKQVFQSAQLEKK, from the coding sequence ATGACACAGCAATATTTTGATCAAAATTTAAAAATCTTTGCGTTAAATTCAAATCGTCCCTTAGCAGAAAAGATTGCTAAGCATGTCGGGGTTGATTTAGGAAAATTATCTGTTAATCGTTTTAGTGATGGTGAGATCCAAATTAATATTGAGGAAAGTGTGCGGGGAGACAATGTTTATGTCATCCAGTCGACTTCCGCCCCAGTTAATGACAACTTAATGGAGTTATTAATTATGGTGGATGCGCTTCGTCGTGCTAGTGCCAAGACGATTAACGTGGTGATGCCATACTATGGTTATGCCCGTCAAGACCGAAAAGCACGGAGCCGTGAACCAATCACTGCTAAGTTGGTTGCTAATATGTTGCAAAATTCCGGTGTTGATCGGATTATTGCACTTGATCTTCATGCCGCACAAATTCAAGGGTTCTTTGATATCCCTGTCGATCATTTGATGGGTGCTCCGCTTTTAGCAGAGTATTTTATCAACCAGGGTGTTGCTGAAAATGCAGTTGTTATTTCTCCTGATCATGGTGGAGTAACACGGGCACGAGCACTTGCCGAGTTTTTAAAATCTCCAATTGCGATTATTGACAAGCGGCGTCCACGGGCGAACGTTGCTCAAATCATGAATATTATTGGAGACGTTAAGGGTAAGAAGTGTATTATGATTGATGACATGATTGATACTGCGGGAACTATTAGTTTAGGTTCGCAAGCATTAATAGATGCCGGCGCAGAAGAAGTCTACGCATCATGTACCCATGCGGTATTATCTGGCCCAGCAATTGAACGTTTACGGAATGCACCGCTTAAAGAAGTGGTTGTGACAGATTCGATTCAATTACCAAAGGAAAAACAAATCGATAAAATCAAGCAGGTATCGGTTGCTCCACTAATTGGGGATGCAATCAAACGGATTAACGAAAATCGTCCTGTTAGTCCACTCTTTAAACAGGTTTTCCAAAGTGCACAGTTGGAAAAGAAGTAA
- the yidA gene encoding sugar-phosphatase encodes MAIKLVAIDIDGTLINDQRQITPQTVAAIKKASAQGVKIVLCTGRPMTGVKAYLDQLDLNDSDNEFVISFNGALAQSTSGNVLVNYTMPFNDYADWQTYCIKEGVKSQIETRDYIYTINRDLSPYTVYESDLVSMPIRYRTFEELSKMQDQYVIAKAMMVDTKEQIDKAWAELPAEMRDRFSIVRSEDFYLEFMNKQASKGNALQLLSEELGIKKDEVMALGNAQNDDSMIEYAGLGVAMGNSIPGTLKIADVTTADNNHDGVGKAIEEYVLK; translated from the coding sequence ATGGCAATTAAATTAGTCGCAATCGATATCGATGGAACATTAATCAATGACCAACGCCAAATTACACCACAAACTGTTGCCGCAATAAAAAAAGCCAGCGCGCAGGGAGTAAAGATCGTCTTATGCACTGGACGTCCCATGACAGGCGTAAAGGCATACCTTGACCAACTGGACTTAAATGATTCAGATAATGAATTTGTTATTAGCTTTAACGGTGCGTTGGCCCAATCAACTAGTGGGAATGTCTTGGTAAACTACACTATGCCTTTCAATGACTATGCAGACTGGCAAACTTATTGTATTAAAGAGGGTGTCAAGTCCCAGATTGAAACCCGGGATTACATCTATACAATTAACCGAGATTTAAGTCCCTATACAGTCTACGAGTCAGACCTTGTAAGTATGCCAATCCGTTACCGCACCTTTGAAGAACTTTCTAAAATGCAAGATCAATACGTAATCGCTAAGGCAATGATGGTTGATACTAAAGAACAAATTGACAAAGCATGGGCAGAACTGCCGGCAGAAATGCGTGATCGCTTTTCCATTGTCCGCAGCGAAGACTTTTATTTGGAATTCATGAATAAACAAGCAAGTAAAGGAAATGCTCTTCAATTACTTAGTGAAGAACTCGGAATTAAAAAAGATGAAGTAATGGCTCTTGGCAACGCGCAAAACGATGATTCAATGATTGAATATGCCGGCTTAGGGGTAGCAATGGGAAATTCAATTCCCGGTACATTAAAGATCGCTGACGTAACAACTGCTGATAATAATCATGATGGTGTTGGAAAAGCAATTGAAGAATATGTTCTTAAGTAA